In Colletotrichum higginsianum IMI 349063 chromosome 3, whole genome shotgun sequence, a genomic segment contains:
- a CDS encoding Adaptor complexes medium subunit family protein — protein MASAVFFLDLKGKTLLARNYRGDIPMSAVEKFPVLLSEAEEESSAVPPCFSHEGINYLYIRHNNLYLLALTKRNTNAAEILLFLHKIVEVFTEYFKALEEESIRDNFVIIYELLDEMMDFGYPQTTESKILQEYITQESHKLEIQARPPIAVTNAVSWRSEGIRYRKNEVFLDVVESLNLLVSANGNVLRSEILGAIKMKCYLSGMPELRLGLNDKVMFETTGRTTRGKAIEMEDVKFHQCVRLSRFENDRTISFIPPDGEFELMSYRLNTQVKPLIWVECVVESHSGSRIEYMLKAKAQFKRRSTANNVEIIVPVPDDADTPRFRTNIGAVHYAPEQSAIVWKIKQFGGNKEFMMRAELGLPSVRGDDEHGGGMTGGFGGSMGGVGAPGKGAKRPIQVKFEIPYFTTSGIQVRYLKITEPKLQYPSLPWVRYITQSGDIAVRLPDAV, from the exons ATGGCGTCCGCCGTTTTCTTCCTCGACTTGAAGGGCAAG ACCCTGCTTGCCCGCAACTACCGCGGTGACATCCCAATGTCGGCCGTCGAGAAGTTCCCCGTCCTCCTAAgcgaagcagaagaagaatCATCCGCCGTTCCTCCGTGCTTCTCACACGAGGGTATCAAC TACCTCTACATCCGTCACAACAACCTCTACCTTCTCGCCCTGACAAAACGAaacaccaacgccgccgagatcctcctcttcctgcaCAAAATCGTCGAAGTCTTTACGGAATACTTCAAGGCCCTTGAGGAGGAATCCATCCGCGACAACTTTGTCATCATTtacgagcttctcgacgagaTGATGGACTTTGGCTATCCGCAGACCACCGAATCCAAGATCCTCCAAGAGTACATCACGCAGGAGTCCCACAAGCTCGAGATTCAGGCTCGCCCCCCCATCGCCGTCACCAACGCCGTCTCCTGGCGCTCCGAGGGCATCCGTTACCGCAAAAACGAGGTCTtcctcgatgtcgtcgagagCCTAAACCTACTCGTCAGCGCCAACGGCAACGTCCTGCGCAGTGAGATCCTCGGTGCGATCAAGATGAAGTGCTACCTCAGCGGCATGCCCGAGCTGCGCCTCGGCCTCAATGACAAGGTTATGTTCGAGACGACTGGCCGCACCACCCGcggcaaggccatcgagaTGGAGGATGTCAAGTTCCACCAGTGCGTGCGCCTGTCGCGCTTCGAGAACGACCGCACCATCTCCTTTATCCCGCCCGACGGCGAGTTCGAGCTCATGAGCTACCGTCTCAACACACAGGTCAAGCCCCTTATCTGGGTCGAGTGCGTCGTCGAGAGCCACAGCGGGTCGCGTATCGAGTACAtgctcaaggccaaggcccaGTTCAAGCGGAGGAGTACGGCCAACAACGTCGAAATCATCGTGCCCGTCCctgacgacgccgacactCCGCGCTTCCGCACCAACATTGGCGCCGTCCACTACGCCCCTGAACAGAGCGCCATCGTGTGGAAGATTAAGCAGTTTGGTGGCAACAAGGAGTTCATGATGAGGGCGGAGCTGGGTCTTCCTTCGGTACGGGGCGATGACGAGCACGGTGGCGGTATGaccggcggcttcggcggaAGCATGGGTGGCGTCGGCGCGCCGGGCAAGGGCGCCAAGAGGCCGATTCAGGTCAAATTCGAGATCCCCTATTTCACGACAAGTGGTATCCAGGTGAGGTATCTCAAGATTACAGAGCCAAAG ctgcaaTACCCCTCACTGCCTTGGGTCAGATACATCACCCAGTCGGGAGACATAGCAGTGAGACTGCCCGATGCGGTATGA
- a CDS encoding SET domain-containing protein → MAAAGDFNSASQQFLSWFQSLQGATFHEDIQIVDLRGQNAGRGIIATKDIAPETVLFTIPRKSIINTETSELPKKIPQVFTGNDGDDEDMENEPLDSWGSLILVMIYEYLQGDASPWKPYFEVLPDKFDTLMFWESSDLEWLRGSAVLSKIGKDEADEMFRSRILSVIAANPTIFFPQGVAQPSETELLQLAHRMGSIIMAYAFDLENEEEPEEENEEWVEDRDGKTMLGMVPMADILNADAEFNAHVNHGEDDLSVVALRPIKAGEEILNYYGPHPNSELLRRYGYVTPKHSRYDVVEIPWDLVQSILTEQLRLTDDVWKQLAEHVDPEDFEDVFVLERDSGEPDSEGRLTTPAKVQEVSAELEEQLKAVLKAIKKVRGDLIPDKRKRDEVYQHVVAAALQKLLAQYPTTAEEDEALLASGNLTSRQRMAVEVRLGEKRLLKEALQMDGSGHGNTVEEIHDEGQERSSKRARTAQ, encoded by the exons ATGGCTGCTGCCGGCGATTTCAACTCGGCCTCGCAGCAGTTCCTCTCCTGGTTCCAATCTCTCCAGGGCGCCACATTCCACGAAGACATTCAAATCGTCGACCTGAGAGGTCAGAATGCTGGACGTGGCATCA TTGCCACAAAGGACATTGCCCCTGAGACAGTCCTTTTCACCATCCCGAGAAAAAGCATCATTAACACTGAGACATCCGAGCTGCCCAAGAAGATCCCCCAAGTTTTCACTGGaaacgacggcgacgatgaggacaTGGAGAACGAGCCCCTCGACTCGTGGGGTTCTCTCATTCTGGTCATGATCTACGAGTATCTTCAGGGCGATGCCTCCCCTTGGAAGCCGTACTTTGAGGTCCTACCCGACAAGTTTGACACCCTTATGTTCTGGGAGTCTTCCGATCTTGAGTGGCTCAGGGGAAGCGCGGTTCTGTCAAAGATTGGTAAggacgaggcggacgagATGTTCCGCTCGCGGATTCTGTCCGTCATCGCAGCCAACCCGACCATCTTCTTCCCTCAAGGTGTGGCACAACCGAGTGAGAcggagctgctgcagctggctCACCGGATGGGAAGTATCATCATGGCATACGCCTTCGATCTGGAGAACGAGGAGGAgcctgaggaagagaatgAAGAATGGGTCGAAGACCGCGACGGCAAGACGATGCTGGGCATGGTGCCGATGGCCGACATCCTAAACGCCGATGCCGAGTTCAAT GCACACGTCAACCACGGAGAGGACGACCTCAgcgtcgtcgccctccgACCCATCAAGGCCGGAGAGGAAATTCTCAACTACTATGGTCCTCACCCCAACTCGGAACTGCTCAGAAGATATGGCTACGTCACCCCCAAGCACTCTCGCTACGACGTGGTTGAGATCCCGTGGGACCTCGTCCAGTCCATCCTGACCGAGCAGCTAAGGCTGACTGACGACGTCTGGAAGCAGCTG GCAGAGCACGTGGACCCCGAAGATTTCGAGGACGTCTTCGTCCTGGAGCGCGACTCCGGCGAGCCGGACTCAGAAGGCCGTCTCACGACGCCCGCCAAGGTCCAGGAGGTATCCGCAGAGCTGGAGGAGCAGCTGAAGGCTGTCCTGAAGGCGATCAAGAAGGTCCGCGGCGACCTCATCCCCGACAAGAGGAAGCGCGACGAGGTCTATCAGCACGTTGTGGCTGCTGCGCTGCAGAAGCTATTGGCGCAGTACCCGACAacagcagaagaagacgaggctCTGCTGGCATCCGGCAATCTGACTTCTCGCCAGAggatggccgtcgaggtcagACTCGGCGAGAAACGCTTACTCAAGGAAGCGCTCCAGATGGATGGTTCTGGCCACGGGAATACGGTGGAAGAAATCCacgacgagggccaggagaGATCGTCCAAGAGGGCGCGCACAGCACAGTGA